A part of Eschrichtius robustus isolate mEscRob2 chromosome 20, mEscRob2.pri, whole genome shotgun sequence genomic DNA contains:
- the ALDOC gene encoding fructose-bisphosphate aldolase C, producing the protein MPHSYPALSAEQKKELSDIALRIVAPGKGILAADESVGSMAKRLSQIGVENTEENRRLYRQVLFSADDRVKKCIGGVIFFHETLYQKDDNGVLFVRTIQDKGIVVGIKVDKGVVPLAGTDGETTTQGLDGLSERCAQYKKDGADFAKWRCVLKISERTPSALAILENANVLARYASICQQNGIVPIVEPEILPDGDHDLKRCQYVTEKVLAAVFKALSDHHVYLEGTLLKPNMVTPGHACPIKYSPEEIAMATVTALRRTVPPAISGVTFLSGGQSEEEASLNLNAINQCPLPRPWALTFSYGRALQASALNTWRGQRDNAGAATEEFIKRAEVNGLAAQGKYEGSGEDGGAAAQSLYIANHAY; encoded by the exons ATGCCCCACTCGTACCCAGCCCTTTCTGCTGAGCAGAAAAAGGAGTTGTCTGACATTGCCCTCCGGATTGTGGCCCCAGGCAAAGGCATTCTGGCCGCAGATGAGTCTGTAG GCAGCATGGCCAAGCGGCTGAGCCAAATTGGGGTGGAGAACACAGAGGAGAACCGCCGGTTGTACCGTCAGGTCCTGTTCAGTGCCGATGACCGTGTGAAGAAGTGCATTGGAGGTGTCATATTCTTCCATGAGACACTCTACCAGAAAGATGATAATGGTGTCCTCTTCGTCCGTACCATCCAGGATAAGGGCATTGTCGTGGGCATCAAG GTTGACAAGGGTGTAGTGCCTCTAGCCGGGACTGATGGAGAAACCACCACTCAAG GGCTGGATGGGCTCTCGGAACGCTGTGCCCAGTACAAGAAGGATGGCGCCGACTTCGCCAAGTGGCGCTGCGTGCTGAAAATCAGTGAACGCACACCCTCAGCACTTGCCATTCTGGAGAATGCCAACGTGCTGGCCCGCTATGCCAGCATCTGCCAGCAG AATGGGATTGTGCCTATTGTGGAACCTGAGATCCTGCCTGATGGAGACCATGACCTCAAACGTTGCCAGTATGTTACAGAGAAG GTCCTGGCTGCGGTGTTCAAGGCCCTGAGTGACCATCACGTGTACCTGGAGGGGACCCTGCTCAAGCCCAACATGGTGACCCCTGGCCATGCCTGTCCCATTAAGTATAGCCCAGAGGAGATCGCCATGGCAACTGTCACTGCCCTGCGTCGCACTGTGCCCCCAGCTATCTCAG GAGTGACCTTTCTGTCTGGGGGTCAGAGTGAAGAGGAGGCATCTCTCAACCTCAATGCTATCAACCAATGCCCCCTTCCCCGGCCCTGGGCCCTCACCTTCTCCTATGGGCGTGCCCTGCAGGCCTCTGCACTCAACACCTGGCGAGGGCAACGGGATAATGCTGGGGCCGCCACTGAGGAGTTCATCAAGCGGGCCGAG GTGAATGGCCTTGCGGCCCAGGGCAAGTATGAAGGCAGCGGAGAAGATGGTGGAGCGGCAGCACAATCCCTCTACATTGCCAACCACGCCTACTGA
- the SPAG5 gene encoding sperm-associated antigen 5 isoform X1: MWRVKKLNLSVSPSPQPGKAAMRTPLRELILQPGALTNSGTGPPIAYSSTPSLCKLGLQEGSNNSSPLDFVNAKKTDAPSEQFSHPSTCLEACQHESDEQPLNLIPQTNSTPKTSEEAVDPLGDNVVKTMVLVPSPGGQQQNITLEVHLDTMAETNSFSLDEPLRPGDLLRKGVAPCMEDNFSEIVPAMPEKPTFQDPPSHLLEYPQNPCSEQQLHCSKESLKDSRAEAVPEDLVPSESNALLPSSLLWLSPSTVLAADFPVSLVDPGEEILEHRTIEEREMSFPTFPEEAELGDQALVSNMDDIPSIGLTPNPGEMESQAAPGPAVEHAGSIPVSDMGPWMSPLAWLEKGVNTSVMLENLRQSLSLPSVFRDAAIGTTPFSTCSVGTWFTPPAQQERSTNTSQTGLVGTKDSTSETEHLLWGRPPDLTALSRHDLEDNLLNSLVILEVLSRQLQDWKSQLTGPHPEVQDSSTQTDTSSSGMSKKPQHLQESQEIGQALRQARNVMQSWVLVSKELISLLHLSLLHLDEDKTALSQESRRTETLVSCCFDVLKKLRARLQSLKAEREEAKHREEMALRGKDAAETVLEVFCAHASQRISQLEQDLASMGEFRGLLKETQTQLVGLHTEQEGLAQQTASLTSALQQDWISMQLDCVTWTALLSRFRQLTEKFTAKSRQTLQERDAAIEEKQQVSRELERVSSHLEDCKSQLEQLELENSRLTTDLRAQLQILASMESQLKELQSQHAHCTQDLAMKDQLLCQLTQSSEEKAAQWQKEEMALKHMQAELQQQQAVLAKEVQDLKETLEFAEQENQVAHLELGQVECQLKTTLEVLRERSLQCEDLKDTMENLKAKLASTMAEKQQQDLEKTRQYSQELRVLTEQLRSLTLFLQTKLKEKAEPETLPISKACAPSQEHPLPSDSTFLGSTLTAVADEEPESAPVPLLGSDKSAFTRVASTVSHQPTETPGIENSLAEMSTMTLELQSLCSLLQESKEEAVRTLQRKICDLQAQLQAQEEQHQEAQKAKEADIEKLNQALCLRYKNEKELQEVIQQQNEKILEQIDKSGELIRLREEVTQLTRSLRRAETETKVLQETLAGQLNPDSQPMATNWIQEKVWLSQEVDKLRVMFLEMKNEKAKLMVKFQSHRNILEENLRRSDKELKKLDDIVQHIYETLLSIPEVVRGCKELQGLLEFLS; the protein is encoded by the exons ATGTGGCGGGTGAAAAAACTGAACCTTAGCGTGTCGCCTTCGCCCCAACCG GGAAAAGCAGCTATGAGAACGCCTCTCCGAGAACTTATCCTGCAACCTGGTGCCCTCACCAACTCGGGAACAGGGCCCCCGATAGCCTACTCGTCCACCCCATCACTGTGCAAGCTAGGGCTGCAG GAAGGCAGCAACAACTCATCTCCACTGGATTTTGTCAATGCTAAGAAGACAGACGCCCCTTCAGAACAGTTCAGCCATCCCTCAACATGTCTAGAAGCTTGTCAACATGAATCAGATGAGCAGCCCCTAAATCTGATTCCCCAAACCAATTCTACTCCCAAAACATCTGAGGAAGCAGTAGACCCACTGGGCGACAATGTGGTTAAAACCATGGTCCTTGTACCTTCTCCAGGGGGGCAGCAGCAAAACATTACACTCGAGGTCCATCTAGATACCATGGCAGAGACAAACAGCTTCTCTCTAGATGAGCCTTTGAGGCCAGGAGATCTGCTGAGAAAGGGGGTGGCCCCCTGCATGGAAGACAACTTTTCAGAAATTGTTCCTGCTATGCCGGAGAAACCTACATTTCAGGATCCTCCATCCCATCTGTTGGAGTACCCACAAAATCCCTGTTCTGAGCAACAGCTACACTGCTCCAAGGAAAGCCTGAAGGACAGTAGGGCTGAGGCTGTGCCTGAGGACTTAGTCCCTTCTGAAAGTAATGCCTTGTTGCCTTCCTCCCTGCTCTGGCTTTCCCCTTCAACTGTCTTAGCAGCAGATTTCCCTGTCAGTCTTGTGGACCCAGGGGAGGAAATTTTAGAGCACAGAACTATAGAGGAGAGAGAAATGAGCTTTCCCACATTCCCTGAGGAGGCCGAACTGGGAGATCAAGCACTTGTCTCAAATATGGATGATATTCCATCCATAGGCCTGACCCCAAATCCAGGAGAAATGGAATCCCAGGCAGCTCCAGGGCCAGCAGTAGAACATGCTGGTAGCATTCCCGTCTCTGATATGGGGCCTTGGATGTCTCCTCTGGCCTGGCTGGAAAAAGGTGTAAATACCTCCGTCATGCTGGAAAATCTCCGCCAGAGCttatctcttccctctgtgtTTCGGGATGCTGCGATTGGCACTACCCCTTTCTCTACTTGCTCGGTGGGGACTTGGTTTACTCCCCCAGCACAGCAGGAAAGGAGTACAAACACATCCCAAACAGGCCTGGTGGGCACCAAGGACAGTACTTCTGAGACAGAGCACCTTCTATGGGG CCGTCCTCCAGATCTCACTGCCTTATCTCGacatgacctggaagataacctGCTGAACTCTCTTGTCATTCTGGAGGTTCTCTCCCGCCAGCTGCAGGACTGGAAGAGCCAGCTGACTGGCCCTCACCCAGAAGTTCAGGACAGCAGCACACAGACTGACACCTCTTCCAGTGGG atGAGTAAGAAACCTCAGCATCTTCAGGAGAGCCAGGAGATTGGACAGGCTCTGCGGCAGGCCAGGAATGTCATG CAGTCATGGGTGCTGGTCTCTAAAGAGCTGATATCCTTGCTTCACCTATCTCTGCTGCACTTAGATGAAGATAAAACTGCTCTGAGTCAGGAG TCTCGGCGTACAGAAACCTTGGTGTCCTGCTGTTTTGATGTGTTGAAGAAATTGAGGGCAAGGCTCCAGAGCCTCAAAGCAGAAAGGGAGgaggcaaagcacagagaggaaaTGGCCCTCAGAGGCAAAGATGCG GCAGAGACAGTGCTAGAGGTTTTCTGTGCACACGCCAGCCAGCGCATCAGCCAGCTGGAACAGGACCTGGCATCCATGGGGGAATTCAGAGGCCTTTTGAAGGAAACCCAGACCCAACTG GTAGGGCTTCATACTGAGCAAGAAGGGTTGGCTCAGCAGACAGCAAGTCTTACTTCAGCCTTGCAGCAGGACTGGATATCCATGCAACTGGAT TGTGTAACATGGACAGCTCTGCTGAGCCGGTTTCGACAACTCACAGAGAAATTTACAGCCAAGAGCCGGCAGACCCTGCAGGAACGTGACGCTGCAATTGAGGAAAAGCAGCAG GTTTCCAGGGAGCTGGAACGAGTCTCTTCCCATTTAGAGGACTGCAAAAGCCAACTAGAACAACTGGAGTTGGAAAACAGTCGCCTGacaacag ATCTCCGGGCTCAGCTGCAGATTCTGGCCAGCATGGAGAGTCAGCTAAAAGAGCTACAGAGTCAGCATGCCCATTGTACACAGGACCTGGCCATGAAGGATCAGTTGCTCTGCCAGCTTACCCAGAGCAGTGAGGAGAAGGCTGCTCA ATGGCAAAAGGAAGAGATGGCATTAAAACATATGCAGGCAGAGCTGCAGCAACAACAGGCGGTCCTGGCCAAGGAGGTGCAGGACCTAAAGGAGACCCTGGAG TTTGCAGAACAAGAGAATCAGGTTGCTCACCTGGAGCTGGGCCAGGTTGAGTGTCAGTTGAAAACCACCCTGGAAGTCCTCCGGGAGCGCAGCCTGCAGTGTGAGGACCTGAAGGACACCATGGAGAACCTGAA GGCTAAACTGGCCAGCACCATGGCAGAGAAACAGCAGCAAGACCTGGAGAAGACACGCCAGTATTCCCAAGAGCTAAGGGTGCTGACTGAGCAACTCCGTAGCCTGACCCTCTTCCTGCAGACAAAACTAAAGGAGAAG GCTGAACCAGAGACCCTCCCGATAAGCAAAGCCTGTGCTCCTTCCCAGGAACACCCTCTGCCCAGTGACAGCACCTTTTTGGGAAGCACCCTGACAGCAGTGGCAGATGAAG AGCCAGAATCAGCTCCTGTGCCCTTGCTTGGAAGTGACAAGAGTGCTTTCACCAGAGTAGCATCAACGGTTTCCCATCAGCCTACAG aaacCCCAGGCATCGAGAATAGCCTGGCAGAAATGAGTACTATGACTCTGGAGCTTCAGAGCCTATGTTCCCTGCTGCAGGAGTCTAAAGAAGAGGCTGTCAGGACTCTGCAGCGAAAGAT ATGTGATCTGCAGGCTCAGCTGCAGGCCCAGGAAGAACAGCATCAGGAAGCCCAGAAGGCAAAGGAAGCGGACATAGAGAAGCTGAACCAGGCCTTGTGCTTGCGCTACAAG AATGAAAAGGAACTCCAGGAAGTGATACAGCAGCAGAACGAGAAGATCCTAGAGCAGATAGACAAGAGTGGTGAGCTCATA AGGCTTAGAGAGGAGGTGACCCAGCTCACCCGTTCACTTCGACGTGCGGAGACAGAGACTAAGGTGCTCCAAGAGACCCTGGCAGGCCAGCTGAACCCCGACAGTCAGCCCATGGCCACTAACTGGATCCAGGAGAAAGTGTGGCTCTCCCAGGAG GTGGACAAGCTGAGGGTGATGTTcctggagatgaaaaatgagaaggcaaaACTCATGGTCAAGTTCCAGAGCCAT AGAAACATCCTGGAAGAGAATCTGCGGCGCTCTGACAAGGAGTTAAAGAAACTAGATGACATTGTTCAGCATATTTATGAG ACTCTGCTGTCCATCCCAGAGGTCGTGAGGGGTTGCAAGGAGCTACAGGGATTGCTGGAGTTTCTGAGCTAA
- the SPAG5 gene encoding sperm-associated antigen 5 isoform X2: MWRVKKLNLSVSPSPQPGKAAMRTPLRELILQPGALTNSGTGPPIAYSSTPSLCKLGLQEGSNNSSPLDFVNAKKTDAPSEQFSHPSTCLEACQHESDEQPLNLIPQTNSTPKTSEEAVDPLGDNVVKTMVLVPSPGGQQQNITLEVHLDTMAETNSFSLDEPLRPGDLLRKGVAPCMEDNFSEIVPAMPEKPTFQDPPSHLLEYPQNPCSEQQLHCSKESLKDSRAEAVPEDLVPSESNALLPSSLLWLSPSTVLAADFPVSLVDPGEEILEHRTIEEREMSFPTFPEEAELGDQALVSNMDDIPSIGLTPNPGEMESQAAPGPAVEHAGSIPVSDMGPWMSPLAWLEKGVNTSVMLENLRQSLSLPSVFRDAAIGTTPFSTCSVGTWFTPPAQQERSTNTSQTGLVGTKDSTSETEHLLWGRPPDLTALSRHDLEDNLLNSLVILEVLSRQLQDWKSQLTGPHPEVQDSSTQTDTSSSGMSKKPQHLQESQEIGQALRQARNVMQSWVLVSKELISLLHLSLLHLDEDKTALSQESRRTETLVSCCFDVLKKLRARLQSLKAEREEAKHREEMALRGKDAAETVLEVFCAHASQRISQLEQDLASMGEFRGLLKETQTQLVGLHTEQEGLAQQTASLTSALQQDWISMQLDCVTWTALLSRFRQLTEKFTAKSRQTLQERDAAIEEKQQVSRELERVSSHLEDCKSQLEQLELENSRLTTDLRAQLQILASMESQLKELQSQHAHCTQDLAMKDQLLCQLTQSSEEKAAQWQKEEMALKHMQAELQQQQAVLAKEVQDLKETLEFAEQENQVAHLELGQVECQLKTTLEVLRERSLQCEDLKDTMENLKAKLASTMAEKQQQDLEKTRQYSQELRVLTEQLRSLTLFLQTKLKEKAEPETLPISKACAPSQEHPLPSDSTFLGSTLTAVADEEPESAPVPLLGSDKSAFTRVASTVSHQPTETPGIENSLAEMSTMTLELQSLCSLLQESKEEAVRTLQRKICDLQAQLQAQEEQHQEAQKAKEADIEKLNQALCLRYKNEKELQEVIQQQNEKILEQIDKSEA; the protein is encoded by the exons ATGTGGCGGGTGAAAAAACTGAACCTTAGCGTGTCGCCTTCGCCCCAACCG GGAAAAGCAGCTATGAGAACGCCTCTCCGAGAACTTATCCTGCAACCTGGTGCCCTCACCAACTCGGGAACAGGGCCCCCGATAGCCTACTCGTCCACCCCATCACTGTGCAAGCTAGGGCTGCAG GAAGGCAGCAACAACTCATCTCCACTGGATTTTGTCAATGCTAAGAAGACAGACGCCCCTTCAGAACAGTTCAGCCATCCCTCAACATGTCTAGAAGCTTGTCAACATGAATCAGATGAGCAGCCCCTAAATCTGATTCCCCAAACCAATTCTACTCCCAAAACATCTGAGGAAGCAGTAGACCCACTGGGCGACAATGTGGTTAAAACCATGGTCCTTGTACCTTCTCCAGGGGGGCAGCAGCAAAACATTACACTCGAGGTCCATCTAGATACCATGGCAGAGACAAACAGCTTCTCTCTAGATGAGCCTTTGAGGCCAGGAGATCTGCTGAGAAAGGGGGTGGCCCCCTGCATGGAAGACAACTTTTCAGAAATTGTTCCTGCTATGCCGGAGAAACCTACATTTCAGGATCCTCCATCCCATCTGTTGGAGTACCCACAAAATCCCTGTTCTGAGCAACAGCTACACTGCTCCAAGGAAAGCCTGAAGGACAGTAGGGCTGAGGCTGTGCCTGAGGACTTAGTCCCTTCTGAAAGTAATGCCTTGTTGCCTTCCTCCCTGCTCTGGCTTTCCCCTTCAACTGTCTTAGCAGCAGATTTCCCTGTCAGTCTTGTGGACCCAGGGGAGGAAATTTTAGAGCACAGAACTATAGAGGAGAGAGAAATGAGCTTTCCCACATTCCCTGAGGAGGCCGAACTGGGAGATCAAGCACTTGTCTCAAATATGGATGATATTCCATCCATAGGCCTGACCCCAAATCCAGGAGAAATGGAATCCCAGGCAGCTCCAGGGCCAGCAGTAGAACATGCTGGTAGCATTCCCGTCTCTGATATGGGGCCTTGGATGTCTCCTCTGGCCTGGCTGGAAAAAGGTGTAAATACCTCCGTCATGCTGGAAAATCTCCGCCAGAGCttatctcttccctctgtgtTTCGGGATGCTGCGATTGGCACTACCCCTTTCTCTACTTGCTCGGTGGGGACTTGGTTTACTCCCCCAGCACAGCAGGAAAGGAGTACAAACACATCCCAAACAGGCCTGGTGGGCACCAAGGACAGTACTTCTGAGACAGAGCACCTTCTATGGGG CCGTCCTCCAGATCTCACTGCCTTATCTCGacatgacctggaagataacctGCTGAACTCTCTTGTCATTCTGGAGGTTCTCTCCCGCCAGCTGCAGGACTGGAAGAGCCAGCTGACTGGCCCTCACCCAGAAGTTCAGGACAGCAGCACACAGACTGACACCTCTTCCAGTGGG atGAGTAAGAAACCTCAGCATCTTCAGGAGAGCCAGGAGATTGGACAGGCTCTGCGGCAGGCCAGGAATGTCATG CAGTCATGGGTGCTGGTCTCTAAAGAGCTGATATCCTTGCTTCACCTATCTCTGCTGCACTTAGATGAAGATAAAACTGCTCTGAGTCAGGAG TCTCGGCGTACAGAAACCTTGGTGTCCTGCTGTTTTGATGTGTTGAAGAAATTGAGGGCAAGGCTCCAGAGCCTCAAAGCAGAAAGGGAGgaggcaaagcacagagaggaaaTGGCCCTCAGAGGCAAAGATGCG GCAGAGACAGTGCTAGAGGTTTTCTGTGCACACGCCAGCCAGCGCATCAGCCAGCTGGAACAGGACCTGGCATCCATGGGGGAATTCAGAGGCCTTTTGAAGGAAACCCAGACCCAACTG GTAGGGCTTCATACTGAGCAAGAAGGGTTGGCTCAGCAGACAGCAAGTCTTACTTCAGCCTTGCAGCAGGACTGGATATCCATGCAACTGGAT TGTGTAACATGGACAGCTCTGCTGAGCCGGTTTCGACAACTCACAGAGAAATTTACAGCCAAGAGCCGGCAGACCCTGCAGGAACGTGACGCTGCAATTGAGGAAAAGCAGCAG GTTTCCAGGGAGCTGGAACGAGTCTCTTCCCATTTAGAGGACTGCAAAAGCCAACTAGAACAACTGGAGTTGGAAAACAGTCGCCTGacaacag ATCTCCGGGCTCAGCTGCAGATTCTGGCCAGCATGGAGAGTCAGCTAAAAGAGCTACAGAGTCAGCATGCCCATTGTACACAGGACCTGGCCATGAAGGATCAGTTGCTCTGCCAGCTTACCCAGAGCAGTGAGGAGAAGGCTGCTCA ATGGCAAAAGGAAGAGATGGCATTAAAACATATGCAGGCAGAGCTGCAGCAACAACAGGCGGTCCTGGCCAAGGAGGTGCAGGACCTAAAGGAGACCCTGGAG TTTGCAGAACAAGAGAATCAGGTTGCTCACCTGGAGCTGGGCCAGGTTGAGTGTCAGTTGAAAACCACCCTGGAAGTCCTCCGGGAGCGCAGCCTGCAGTGTGAGGACCTGAAGGACACCATGGAGAACCTGAA GGCTAAACTGGCCAGCACCATGGCAGAGAAACAGCAGCAAGACCTGGAGAAGACACGCCAGTATTCCCAAGAGCTAAGGGTGCTGACTGAGCAACTCCGTAGCCTGACCCTCTTCCTGCAGACAAAACTAAAGGAGAAG GCTGAACCAGAGACCCTCCCGATAAGCAAAGCCTGTGCTCCTTCCCAGGAACACCCTCTGCCCAGTGACAGCACCTTTTTGGGAAGCACCCTGACAGCAGTGGCAGATGAAG AGCCAGAATCAGCTCCTGTGCCCTTGCTTGGAAGTGACAAGAGTGCTTTCACCAGAGTAGCATCAACGGTTTCCCATCAGCCTACAG aaacCCCAGGCATCGAGAATAGCCTGGCAGAAATGAGTACTATGACTCTGGAGCTTCAGAGCCTATGTTCCCTGCTGCAGGAGTCTAAAGAAGAGGCTGTCAGGACTCTGCAGCGAAAGAT ATGTGATCTGCAGGCTCAGCTGCAGGCCCAGGAAGAACAGCATCAGGAAGCCCAGAAGGCAAAGGAAGCGGACATAGAGAAGCTGAACCAGGCCTTGTGCTTGCGCTACAAG AATGAAAAGGAACTCCAGGAAGTGATACAGCAGCAGAACGAGAAGATCCTAGAGCAGATAGACAAGAGTG AGGCTTAG